One Cupriavidus necator N-1 DNA window includes the following coding sequences:
- a CDS encoding IS110 family RNA-guided transposase, translated as MTPLLSQQFRAFVGIDWADAKHDICLQPAGDDTREFACIPHQVARIDEWVAALHKRFGGPIAVALELSRGPIVSVLQRHSFLTLFPINPSMLAKYREAFKPSRAKDDPTDAELALDLLLRHPDRFSALNPQSADMRSLLSLIEQRRELVGDKIRFTNRLTHALKQYYPQALEWFEDIDTIQFCDFLTRWPTLPAAKRARRTTLEDFFHAHNCRRAQLIERRLASIRGAMPMTDDPGVVAPNRLLALMLVAQLRTVLAAIDVFDKEIARIARTLPDFDLFDSLPGAGPHLTPRLLAAFGEQRDRYNGAEELQKYSGIAPVTERSGKKRWVHWRWQCPTFLRQTFVEWAGQTINKSSWAGAYYRQQRAKGSSYQAAVRALAFKWIRILYRCWQTGTRYDEDLYLNALKRRGSPLIGHLEARPDTKLNR; from the coding sequence ATGACACCTCTGTTGAGTCAGCAGTTCAGAGCATTCGTCGGTATCGACTGGGCTGATGCTAAGCATGATATCTGCCTGCAGCCGGCAGGTGACGATACGAGAGAGTTCGCGTGCATCCCTCATCAGGTTGCACGCATTGATGAATGGGTCGCGGCGTTGCATAAGCGCTTCGGGGGCCCCATCGCCGTTGCACTTGAGTTATCCCGAGGTCCGATCGTTTCTGTGCTACAGAGACATTCATTCTTGACGCTGTTTCCGATCAACCCCTCAATGCTCGCAAAGTACCGCGAGGCGTTCAAACCGAGCCGAGCCAAGGACGATCCCACCGATGCAGAGTTGGCACTTGACCTTTTGCTTCGTCATCCTGATCGGTTCAGTGCACTTAATCCGCAGAGCGCTGATATGCGCTCTTTGCTGAGCTTGATTGAGCAGCGTCGCGAACTGGTCGGCGATAAGATTCGATTCACCAACCGACTGACCCATGCTCTGAAGCAGTACTATCCTCAAGCCTTGGAATGGTTTGAGGACATTGACACCATACAGTTCTGTGATTTCCTCACTCGCTGGCCCACGCTGCCAGCAGCCAAACGCGCGCGGAGGACGACCCTCGAAGACTTCTTCCATGCGCACAACTGTCGACGGGCCCAACTAATCGAGAGGCGTTTGGCGTCTATCCGGGGTGCTATGCCTATGACGGACGATCCCGGCGTTGTCGCACCCAATCGCTTGCTCGCGTTGATGTTGGTAGCTCAGCTACGGACAGTGCTCGCAGCGATCGACGTGTTCGACAAGGAGATTGCGAGGATCGCACGCACACTGCCTGACTTCGACCTATTTGATAGTTTGCCTGGCGCCGGGCCGCATTTGACGCCGCGGCTGCTAGCCGCGTTTGGTGAGCAACGTGATCGCTACAACGGGGCGGAGGAACTGCAGAAGTACTCCGGCATTGCGCCAGTCACTGAGCGCAGCGGTAAGAAGCGCTGGGTGCATTGGCGCTGGCAATGCCCGACTTTCCTGCGGCAGACATTCGTCGAATGGGCGGGACAGACCATCAACAAATCGTCCTGGGCTGGGGCCTACTACCGCCAACAGCGGGCCAAGGGCAGTTCGTACCAAGCGGCCGTCCGCGCACTAGCATTCAAATGGATACGTATCCTGTACCGCTGCTGGCAGACAGGAACCAGGTATGACGAAGACCTGTACCTCAACGCCTTGAAGAGGCGTGGTTCGCCACTCATTGGGCACCTCGAGGCCCGACCGGATACGAAATTAAATCGCTAA
- a CDS encoding TetR/AcrR family transcriptional regulator — translation MTENSQGRRGRPANEALRQTIVDTACELFVELGFQATTMDKVAQRAKISKLSIYRHFENKEALFSAAMVARCEQFAPQALFEGVDGSAEDQLMAVGSSLLRTLLSPDVRSVEAMVLADKTNQKSLSKLHYEAGPAHVIAQIEAVLRQLHAKAILNVPDALQSARLFAALFKGSDLLLIARFDEARAEDDNEIESYCRSAVAMFIAAHGGI, via the coding sequence GTGACCGAAAACAGCCAGGGCCGGCGCGGTCGGCCCGCCAACGAGGCGCTTCGCCAAACGATAGTCGACACCGCCTGCGAACTCTTCGTGGAACTGGGTTTTCAAGCGACGACCATGGACAAGGTCGCCCAGCGGGCGAAGATATCCAAGCTAAGCATCTATCGGCACTTCGAGAACAAGGAGGCGCTGTTCAGCGCGGCCATGGTGGCCCGCTGCGAGCAGTTTGCACCGCAGGCTCTTTTTGAAGGCGTCGACGGTTCGGCCGAAGATCAGCTCATGGCGGTGGGGTCATCCCTGCTTCGCACGCTGTTGAGCCCGGACGTCCGCAGTGTCGAAGCCATGGTTTTGGCCGACAAGACGAATCAAAAGTCGTTAAGCAAGCTCCATTACGAAGCCGGCCCCGCCCATGTCATCGCCCAAATCGAGGCCGTGTTGCGTCAGTTGCACGCGAAAGCGATTCTGAACGTACCCGATGCTCTCCAGTCCGCCCGCTTGTTCGCCGCGCTTTTCAAAGGATCCGATCTCCTGCTTATCGCCCGCTTCGACGAGGCGAGAGCAGAGGACGACAACGAAATCGAATCCTATTGCCGGTCGGCCGTCGCCATGTTCATCGCCGCGCACGGTGGCATCTAA
- a CDS encoding NAD(P)/FAD-dependent oxidoreductase — protein MNDVIIIGGSFAGLAAALQLGRARRKVTVLDTGRPRNRFAGHSHGLLGHDHKPPLDILVEARQQLARYPTIRLVNARAESVSGAIDDFCVVTDDHESLRARRLILSYGVADQMPDVPGFAESWGTSIVPCPYCDGFEVAGQHWGLVWSGPQSHQSARLFRDWTDKLTVFADGHDIAADIQADLARRNIPVVDGRIVEIAHHKGHITTVNLDTRRNVAVDVLFAHPRNKPSASLHESLGLATVDTPTGIVLKVDERRQTSIPGIYAAGDLATPFLPSVTQASSQGAMAGIFAQQSMVV, from the coding sequence ATGAATGACGTCATCATCATCGGCGGCAGCTTTGCCGGCCTCGCCGCCGCCCTGCAGCTCGGCCGTGCGCGCCGCAAGGTCACCGTTCTCGATACCGGCCGGCCGCGCAACCGCTTTGCCGGCCACTCGCATGGCCTGCTCGGCCACGATCACAAGCCGCCGCTGGACATCCTAGTCGAGGCGCGGCAGCAGCTCGCGCGCTATCCAACGATCAGGCTGGTCAATGCTCGGGCCGAGAGCGTGTCTGGCGCCATCGACGATTTCTGCGTCGTCACTGACGATCACGAAAGCCTAAGGGCGCGCCGCCTCATCCTGAGCTATGGCGTAGCCGACCAGATGCCTGATGTTCCGGGCTTTGCCGAAAGCTGGGGCACGTCCATCGTGCCCTGCCCCTATTGCGACGGCTTTGAAGTCGCCGGCCAGCATTGGGGCCTCGTCTGGTCCGGCCCACAGTCGCACCAGTCTGCCAGGCTGTTCCGCGATTGGACTGACAAGTTGACTGTCTTCGCCGATGGTCATGACATTGCGGCCGATATCCAGGCCGATCTGGCGCGCCGCAACATACCTGTCGTCGATGGCCGGATCGTCGAGATCGCCCATCACAAGGGCCATATCACCACGGTCAATCTCGATACCCGCCGCAATGTCGCGGTCGACGTCCTGTTCGCCCATCCGCGCAACAAACCGTCCGCAAGCCTGCATGAATCACTGGGCCTTGCCACGGTCGATACGCCCACTGGCATCGTCCTCAAAGTCGACGAGCGCCGCCAAACCAGCATCCCCGGCATCTACGCCGCTGGCGACCTCGCCACGCCCTTCTTGCCCTCGGTCACCCAGGCATCATCGCAGGGCGCGATGGCGGGTATCTTCGCCCAGCAGTCGATGGTTGTTTGA
- a CDS encoding class I SAM-dependent methyltransferase: MAEQSADQVGDWNGQSGERWVANQARLDAMVAVFGQAAIEAAAPATGERVLDIGCGAGASSLALAARVGAGGQVLGVDISEPLIGRARALAQRDTPALFQVADASSAELPEAAFDILFSRFGVMFFDDPIAAFAHMRRALRPGGRVAFVCWRGAAENDWVRLPMGALKGIVPPSALPDPEAPGPFSFGDRGRVARILTAAGFTDIAIAPFDASVPFGEGGTRDAAIDDAVKMTLEVGPLSRALADQPDDIRARASAAVRAAFAGLPGERSVMINGAAWIVMARNPVG, from the coding sequence ATGGCAGAGCAAAGTGCCGATCAGGTCGGTGACTGGAATGGTCAAAGCGGGGAGCGCTGGGTTGCCAACCAGGCCCGGCTCGACGCTATGGTGGCGGTGTTCGGCCAGGCCGCGATAGAAGCCGCCGCGCCCGCGACGGGTGAGCGCGTGCTGGACATCGGCTGCGGCGCGGGCGCGTCGAGTCTGGCTCTCGCAGCCCGCGTCGGCGCAGGGGGCCAAGTGCTGGGCGTGGATATATCCGAACCGCTGATCGGCCGAGCGCGCGCGCTTGCGCAACGGGATACGCCGGCCCTGTTTCAGGTGGCCGACGCCAGCAGCGCAGAGCTGCCCGAGGCCGCGTTCGACATCCTGTTCTCGCGTTTCGGGGTGATGTTCTTCGACGATCCGATAGCGGCGTTCGCCCACATGCGACGCGCGCTCCGGCCCGGCGGGCGGGTCGCTTTCGTCTGCTGGCGCGGCGCGGCCGAGAACGATTGGGTGCGCCTGCCGATGGGCGCGCTCAAGGGCATCGTCCCGCCGAGCGCGCTGCCCGATCCCGAAGCGCCCGGCCCGTTTTCCTTCGGCGACCGGGGGCGCGTGGCACGCATCCTGACGGCGGCAGGCTTCACCGATATTGCTATCGCCCCCTTCGACGCTTCCGTCCCGTTCGGCGAGGGCGGGACGCGGGACGCTGCGATCGACGACGCGGTGAAGATGACACTCGAGGTCGGCCCGTTGTCGCGTGCGCTCGCTGATCAGCCCGACGACATCCGCGCCCGCGCCTCGGCCGCAGTTCGTGCCGCCTTCGCGGGCCTCCCCGGCGAGCGGTCGGTGATGATCAACGGCGCGGCGTGGATCGTCATGGCACGCAATCCGGTAGGCTGA
- the msrB gene encoding peptide-methionine (R)-S-oxide reductase MsrB — MRINRRFLLSGGTLAATLAAMGGWRALAGGAAIAGETRKAAERFEVTMSDEAWRRKLSPAQYAVLRNEGTERPFSSPLNGEHRNGIFACAGCELDLFSSKTKFDSGTGWPSFWAPLENAVGTTEDRTLGMLRTEVHCRRCGGHLGHVFDDGPKPTGLRYCMNGVAMTFRPAA, encoded by the coding sequence ATGCGCATCAACAGGCGCTTTTTATTGTCCGGCGGCACCTTGGCCGCCACGCTTGCCGCCATGGGCGGCTGGCGTGCGCTGGCCGGCGGCGCGGCGATTGCTGGCGAGACCCGCAAGGCAGCGGAACGCTTCGAGGTCACCATGAGCGACGAGGCGTGGCGCCGGAAGCTGTCCCCGGCCCAGTACGCCGTGCTGCGCAACGAGGGCACGGAGCGACCCTTCAGCAGCCCGCTCAACGGCGAGCACCGCAACGGCATCTTTGCCTGTGCTGGCTGCGAGCTCGACTTGTTCTCCTCGAAGACCAAGTTCGACAGCGGGACCGGCTGGCCCAGCTTCTGGGCACCGCTGGAGAATGCCGTGGGTACCACCGAGGACCGTACCCTCGGCATGCTGCGCACCGAGGTCCATTGCCGGCGCTGCGGCGGTCACCTGGGACATGTCTTCGACGATGGCCCGAAGCCGACCGGCCTGCGCTATTGCATGAACGGGGTCGCCATGACATTCCGGCCCGCCGCCTGA
- a CDS encoding cytochrome c biogenesis protein DipZ has protein sequence MLLLILAYLGGALTILSPCILPVLPFVFARADQPFARSGLPLLAGMGITFALVATLAAVGGGRVAQANQYGRWLAIALLAVFGLTLLLPQLAERLMRPLVSAGSRLSNFAQADGRAASPASSFLLGIATGLLWAPCAGPILGLVLTGAALQGANLGTTLLLLAYAAGAATSLAVALLIGGRVFAAMKRSLDTGEWIRRGIGAAMLVGVVAIGLGLDTGVLARVSTIATGGLEEHLVNRLAGNKAAEKQDGTMMMSANSKGPVPGDANGGAMMIRAGGRAAALPVEGLFPGLNGAVEWLNSPPLTAEGLRGKVVLVDFWTYSCINCLRTLPYVKAWANKYKDEGLVVIGVHAPEFAFERNIDNVKRASRELGVTYPVAIDNNFAIWRAFGNQYWPAHYFIDAQGRIRFHHFGEGEYEHSEAVIRQLLEEAGHADVAKIAMAMPATLNDKTGGGVQMAADNGAIRSPETYVGYERAENFGSPGGAAHDRPKDYTAPAKPDLNQWGLAGNWRIGAERATLDRPNGRIVYRFHARDLHLVLGPAQDDKPVRFRVTIDGAEPGTSHGTDTAPDGTGEVTAQRLYQLVRQDGEIRDRTFAIEFLDPGVEAYAFTFG, from the coding sequence ATGCTGCTCCTGATCCTTGCCTATCTCGGCGGTGCGCTCACCATCCTGAGCCCCTGCATCCTGCCCGTACTGCCGTTCGTATTCGCACGCGCGGACCAGCCCTTCGCGCGCAGCGGCCTGCCGCTGCTGGCCGGCATGGGCATCACCTTTGCGCTGGTGGCCACGCTGGCCGCCGTGGGCGGCGGCCGGGTGGCGCAAGCCAACCAGTATGGACGCTGGCTCGCCATTGCGCTGCTGGCCGTGTTCGGCCTGACGCTGCTGCTACCTCAGCTTGCCGAGCGGCTGATGCGCCCGCTGGTCAGCGCAGGCAGCCGCCTGTCCAACTTCGCGCAAGCCGATGGCCGTGCAGCCAGCCCGGCCTCGTCGTTTCTGCTGGGCATCGCCACTGGGCTGCTCTGGGCGCCCTGCGCGGGACCGATCCTGGGCCTCGTCCTGACCGGCGCGGCACTGCAAGGCGCCAACCTTGGTACCACGCTGCTGCTGCTGGCGTATGCGGCTGGCGCGGCGACGTCACTGGCGGTGGCCCTGCTGATCGGGGGACGGGTGTTCGCGGCCATGAAGCGTTCGCTCGACACTGGCGAATGGATACGCCGCGGCATTGGTGCCGCCATGCTCGTCGGCGTGGTGGCGATCGGGCTAGGTCTCGATACCGGCGTGTTGGCGCGTGTCTCGACGATCGCCACGGGCGGACTGGAGGAGCACCTCGTCAACAGGCTGGCCGGCAACAAGGCCGCCGAGAAGCAGGACGGCACGATGATGATGAGCGCGAATTCGAAAGGCCCGGTGCCGGGCGACGCCAATGGCGGCGCGATGATGATACGTGCCGGGGGCAGGGCAGCGGCGCTTCCGGTCGAAGGTCTGTTCCCGGGACTCAACGGTGCCGTCGAATGGTTGAACTCCCCGCCGCTGACCGCCGAGGGCCTGCGCGGCAAGGTCGTGCTGGTCGACTTCTGGACCTACTCCTGCATCAACTGCCTGCGCACGCTGCCCTACGTGAAGGCGTGGGCCAACAAGTACAAGGACGAGGGGCTCGTCGTCATCGGCGTCCACGCACCGGAATTCGCGTTCGAGCGCAATATTGACAACGTGAAGAGGGCCTCCCGCGAGCTCGGCGTGACCTATCCTGTGGCGATTGACAACAACTTCGCCATCTGGCGCGCCTTCGGCAACCAGTACTGGCCCGCGCACTACTTCATCGACGCGCAGGGCCGAATTCGCTTCCACCATTTCGGCGAAGGTGAATACGAACACTCGGAAGCCGTGATTCGCCAACTGCTGGAGGAAGCCGGCCACGCCGATGTGGCGAAGATCGCGATGGCCATGCCGGCCACGTTGAACGACAAGACCGGCGGTGGGGTGCAGATGGCGGCGGACAACGGTGCGATACGATCGCCGGAGACCTATGTTGGATACGAACGCGCGGAGAACTTCGGCTCGCCTGGCGGCGCGGCGCATGACCGGCCCAAGGACTACACGGCGCCCGCGAAGCCCGACCTGAATCAATGGGGCCTTGCCGGCAACTGGCGCATCGGCGCGGAGCGCGCCACGCTTGACCGCCCGAACGGACGCATCGTCTACCGCTTCCACGCACGCGATCTGCACCTCGTGCTCGGTCCGGCCCAGGACGACAAGCCGGTCAGGTTCCGCGTGACGATCGACGGCGCCGAGCCAGGCACGTCGCACGGCACCGACACCGCACCGGATGGAACCGGCGAGGTCACCGCCCAGCGCCTCTACCAACTGGTGCGGCAGGACGGCGAGATCAGGGACCGCACGTTTGCCATCGAATTCCTCGATCCCGGCGTGGAGGCCTATGCCTTCACGTTTGGCTAA
- the msrA gene encoding peptide-methionine (S)-S-oxide reductase MsrA: protein MNAIAALQRWTHATALKLMGVVMLVAVAAIWGRPALSAEDAVRIPAPSQDEKPGDDHAATAVFAGGCFWGVQGVFQHVRGVTRVTSGYAGGAASTAQYEKVGSGTTGHAESVEIRYDPAQVSYGKLLQVFFSVAHNPTQLNYQGPDHGTQYRSAIFPVTPAHRAIAEAYIAQLGAAKSFRAPIVTRLEDYKGFYPAEAYHQDFLTKNPRHPYIVINDLPKIGNLKQIFPDLYRNDPVLLSRSGA, encoded by the coding sequence ATGAACGCGATTGCAGCACTGCAGCGCTGGACACACGCCACCGCGCTCAAGCTCATGGGCGTCGTCATGCTGGTGGCCGTTGCCGCCATCTGGGGGCGGCCCGCACTGTCCGCCGAGGACGCGGTACGCATCCCCGCCCCCTCGCAGGACGAGAAGCCCGGTGATGACCACGCCGCGACGGCCGTGTTTGCTGGCGGTTGCTTCTGGGGAGTCCAGGGCGTATTCCAGCACGTACGCGGCGTGACGCGTGTGACATCAGGCTATGCCGGCGGCGCGGCCAGCACGGCGCAGTACGAGAAGGTAGGCTCAGGCACGACGGGCCACGCGGAATCCGTCGAGATCCGCTACGACCCGGCGCAAGTCAGCTACGGCAAGCTGCTGCAGGTCTTCTTCTCGGTGGCACACAACCCGACCCAGCTCAACTACCAAGGGCCCGATCACGGCACCCAATACCGTTCCGCGATCTTTCCGGTCACGCCGGCGCATCGTGCGATTGCCGAGGCCTATATCGCCCAGCTTGGGGCAGCCAAGTCGTTCCGCGCACCGATTGTGACGCGCTTGGAGGACTACAAAGGGTTCTACCCGGCGGAAGCCTATCACCAGGACTTCCTGACGAAGAATCCGCGCCACCCATACATCGTGATCAACGACCTTCCCAAGATCGGCAACCTGAAGCAGATCTTTCCCGATCTCTATCGCAATGATCCCGTGTTGCTGAGCAGGTCGGGGGCCTGA
- a CDS encoding LysR family transcriptional regulator produces the protein MAVATLVFRSFTRIRVALFRQALSCGHLNGDVEPEIKSGKSISPSALDRLGNVDFHTLFALAALLRGRSVSRAAAQMEVSQPAMSRTLDRLRIVFQDALLVREGNHMLLTAHGKELLPIVEKLLETTAQLAGVNAPFDAATQVRHFSLACNEHIQLSLAPSLLTALRTAAPSITAQFSPLHRSGAVDALASGELDLCIGSAIPSAPGIHTSLLYSEAFVCVMRKPRHTGGKVRISLKDFCALPHLDVSPTGLTLLGELINRTIRKQGGSRQVVYTISSFMAAPQIVSETDMICAIPARTARRLALPDNVVVAELAFEAPATDVSMYWHNLTHRDAACDWLRAEIRRALPAR, from the coding sequence ATGGCAGTCGCGACACTGGTTTTTCGTTCCTTCACCCGAATCCGCGTAGCTCTTTTCCGACAGGCACTATCATGTGGACATCTTAATGGTGACGTGGAGCCAGAAATCAAATCAGGCAAATCTATCTCGCCATCTGCTCTGGATCGGCTGGGCAACGTTGATTTCCATACCCTATTTGCGCTTGCAGCCCTGTTACGGGGGCGAAGCGTATCGCGCGCGGCGGCCCAGATGGAAGTCTCACAGCCGGCTATGAGTCGAACCCTCGACCGTCTGCGCATCGTATTCCAGGATGCCCTGCTGGTGCGTGAGGGGAACCATATGCTGCTGACTGCGCATGGCAAGGAGTTGCTGCCGATCGTGGAAAAACTGCTGGAGACGACGGCTCAATTGGCCGGCGTCAATGCACCTTTTGATGCCGCGACCCAAGTGCGACATTTCTCACTGGCCTGCAATGAGCATATCCAGCTCTCGCTGGCCCCTTCCTTGCTGACTGCGCTGCGCACCGCCGCCCCTTCCATCACGGCGCAATTCAGTCCATTGCATCGGAGCGGCGCAGTCGATGCGTTGGCAAGCGGCGAACTCGATCTCTGCATTGGCTCGGCCATCCCCTCCGCGCCCGGAATTCACACTTCGCTGCTTTACTCCGAGGCGTTCGTTTGTGTAATGCGAAAGCCGCGCCACACCGGAGGAAAGGTGCGGATCAGCCTGAAGGACTTCTGCGCTCTGCCGCACCTGGATGTCTCGCCAACGGGTCTGACCCTGCTGGGTGAACTGATCAACCGAACTATCCGCAAGCAAGGCGGCTCACGGCAAGTGGTGTACACCATTTCCAGCTTCATGGCGGCGCCGCAGATCGTCAGCGAGACCGACATGATCTGCGCCATCCCTGCCAGGACGGCCAGGCGGCTGGCGTTGCCCGACAACGTCGTCGTGGCCGAGCTTGCTTTTGAGGCGCCTGCCACGGATGTTTCCATGTACTGGCACAACCTCACCCACCGCGATGCAGCCTGCGATTGGCTGCGAGCCGAGATCAGGCGCGCACTCCCCGCCCGATAA
- a CDS encoding Bug family tripartite tricarboxylate transporter substrate binding protein — protein sequence MNRRTSLRLAAAASLLSLALPFSAGAYPDKPIRLVVSFPPGSGADTTARYVAQKLGERLGKPVVVENRPGANSFIAAQAVAGADPDGHTIFLASNSPMATNVAIFKRLPYDPVKDFAPVARLTRGVMAVVVPASSGAITIGELAERSRAQPGTLNYGAGAASYQIATELFLHLAGGRATPVPYKGVAPALSDLAGGQLDFAFADLGAVVPFLQSGKVRMLAVSADRRVDAFPKVPTLQESGFRDYYMINWTAAFVPARTPAPIANLLGEHLQAIYRLPEGVAKVRQSYGEPFFGDANELRRFQIEEISRWEQAARQAGMQKQ from the coding sequence ATGAACAGACGCACCTCCCTGCGCCTTGCCGCAGCGGCCTCGCTGCTCTCGCTGGCATTGCCTTTCAGCGCTGGCGCATACCCTGACAAGCCAATCCGCCTAGTAGTGTCCTTCCCGCCCGGCAGCGGCGCCGATACCACCGCGCGCTATGTCGCACAGAAGCTCGGTGAGCGGCTGGGTAAGCCGGTGGTGGTGGAGAACCGGCCCGGTGCCAACAGCTTCATTGCCGCCCAGGCCGTGGCCGGTGCTGACCCCGACGGCCACACGATCTTCCTGGCCAGCAATTCGCCGATGGCGACCAATGTTGCCATCTTCAAGCGTTTGCCCTACGACCCCGTGAAGGACTTCGCACCGGTGGCTCGGCTGACGCGTGGCGTGATGGCGGTGGTGGTGCCGGCCTCTTCGGGTGCGATAACTATCGGTGAGTTGGCAGAGCGCAGCCGGGCCCAGCCTGGCACGCTCAACTACGGCGCCGGTGCGGCCTCGTACCAGATTGCCACCGAACTCTTCCTTCACCTTGCGGGTGGCCGCGCTACGCCCGTGCCTTACAAGGGTGTGGCGCCAGCTTTGTCGGACCTTGCCGGCGGCCAACTCGATTTTGCCTTTGCCGACCTCGGCGCCGTTGTTCCCTTCCTGCAGTCCGGCAAGGTTCGCATGCTGGCCGTGAGTGCCGACCGGCGCGTCGATGCCTTCCCCAAGGTGCCGACGCTGCAGGAGTCGGGCTTCCGAGATTACTACATGATCAACTGGACTGCGGCCTTCGTGCCGGCTCGTACGCCGGCGCCCATCGCCAATCTCCTTGGCGAGCATCTGCAGGCGATCTACCGCTTGCCCGAAGGCGTGGCAAAGGTGCGGCAATCCTATGGCGAGCCGTTTTTTGGCGATGCCAACGAGCTCAGACGCTTCCAAATTGAGGAAATCAGCCGCTGGGAGCAGGCAGCCCGGCAGGCCGGAATGCAGAAACAGTGA
- a CDS encoding CaiB/BaiF CoA transferase family protein: MTTNPTTSVTNDLPARDLPLAGLTVLDLGQIYQGPYCGFLLAMAGADVIKIEPPHGEPVRSRRESLLPLAMLNSNKRGITLNFKTEQGRSVFRDLVAKADVVLENFMPGVMERLGLGAEALLEINPRLIYASASGYGTSGPNRDHLAMDLTIQAMSGAMHVTGYADRPPVKAGPAISDFLGGIHLYGAIVTALLERERTGRGRTAEIAMQDAMYPTLASNLTLYYEDPKRNPRTGNKHGALAMAPYNSYLAKDGYIAIICVTEGHWPALCEAMGHPELGKHERYATHTSRCEVMSEVDELVTSWTSNLTRAEIMAASQAYRFPCAPVRTLDEVVHDRHMHERGMLSYVDHPELGEVVLPNSPLRFHQSAPLVLKPNPGLGEHNNAVLSELLGLSAAAIDTLRQQGAF, from the coding sequence ATGACGACGAACCCGACCACGAGTGTGACCAATGACCTTCCGGCGCGCGACCTTCCGCTGGCAGGCCTGACCGTGCTTGACCTGGGCCAGATCTACCAGGGACCTTATTGCGGCTTCCTTCTGGCGATGGCGGGCGCCGATGTGATCAAGATCGAGCCGCCACATGGAGAGCCGGTGCGGTCGCGTCGCGAGTCGCTGTTGCCCCTGGCCATGCTCAATTCCAACAAGCGTGGCATCACGCTGAATTTCAAGACCGAGCAAGGCCGCAGCGTCTTTCGCGACCTGGTGGCTAAGGCAGACGTAGTGCTCGAGAACTTCATGCCGGGCGTGATGGAACGCCTCGGCCTCGGCGCCGAGGCGCTGCTGGAGATCAATCCTCGCCTGATCTACGCGTCTGCCTCGGGCTACGGCACCAGCGGGCCGAATCGCGATCATCTCGCCATGGACCTGACCATTCAGGCCATGAGCGGGGCGATGCACGTGACCGGCTATGCCGATCGCCCCCCGGTCAAGGCAGGGCCGGCCATCAGCGATTTCCTGGGTGGTATCCACCTCTATGGCGCCATCGTTACAGCCTTGCTGGAGCGCGAACGGACCGGCCGCGGACGAACTGCCGAAATCGCCATGCAGGACGCGATGTATCCCACGCTGGCCTCCAACCTGACGCTGTACTACGAGGACCCGAAGCGCAATCCGCGCACCGGGAACAAGCACGGGGCGCTCGCCATGGCGCCTTACAACAGCTATTTGGCAAAGGACGGCTACATCGCCATCATCTGTGTCACCGAAGGCCATTGGCCGGCGCTGTGCGAAGCGATGGGTCACCCCGAACTGGGCAAGCATGAACGCTACGCGACGCACACCTCGCGTTGCGAGGTGATGAGCGAAGTGGACGAATTGGTCACATCCTGGACGTCGAACCTGACCCGAGCCGAGATCATGGCGGCGAGCCAGGCTTATCGCTTTCCCTGCGCGCCAGTACGCACGCTCGATGAGGTGGTACACGACCGCCATATGCACGAGCGCGGCATGCTGAGCTATGTTGATCATCCCGAGTTGGGCGAGGTGGTACTGCCCAACAGCCCTCTGCGCTTTCATCAGTCTGCGCCGCTGGTGCTAAAGCCCAACCCGGGCCTGGGCGAGCACAACAACGCGGTGCTGAGCGAGCTGCTCGGCCTGTCGGCCGCCGCGATCGACACCCTGCGCCAGCAAGGAGCGTTCTGA